From Mesobacillus boroniphilus, the proteins below share one genomic window:
- a CDS encoding DUF1992 domain-containing protein, producing MDFSMVVSEDRIKRAYKDGEFENLPGYGKPLNLEDMSAVPEELRMAYKMLENAGFSPEEQRLRQEVMSIEDLIRTCENPEEKDRLNQELSQKLLRYNKIMSSRGAKTNSSLFKNYERKIEKKLL from the coding sequence TTGGATTTTTCAATGGTGGTGTCAGAGGATCGAATTAAGCGTGCTTACAAGGACGGAGAGTTTGAAAATTTACCTGGCTACGGGAAACCGTTGAACCTGGAAGATATGTCAGCCGTGCCAGAAGAACTGAGAATGGCCTACAAAATGCTTGAAAATGCTGGCTTCTCTCCGGAGGAACAGAGGCTCAGGCAGGAAGTGATGTCAATCGAGGACCTGATCCGCACTTGTGAAAATCCCGAAGAAAAAGACAGGCTGAACCAGGAACTAAGCCAGAAGCTTCTAAGGTACAATAAAATCATGTCCAGCCGGGGAGCTAAAACAAATTCATCCCTGTTTAAAAACTATGAACGGAAAATTGAAAAGAAGCTGTTGTAA